The following are encoded together in the Drosophila sechellia strain sech25 chromosome 3R, ASM438219v1, whole genome shotgun sequence genome:
- the LOC6607034 gene encoding metallothionein-1, producing MPCPCGSGCKCASQATKGSCNCGSDCKCGGDKKSAYGCSK from the exons ATGCCTTGCCCATGCGGAAGCG GATGCAAATGCGCCAGCCAGGCCACCAAGGGATCCTGCAACTGCGGATCTGACTGCAAGTGCGGCGGCGACAAGAAATCCGCCTACGGCTGCTCCAAGTGA